A single genomic interval of Saccharothrix saharensis harbors:
- a CDS encoding ATP-binding protein yields the protein MAPLTRAGPECSAMRRRSVPLGVTLLVLQVVIVLATTCTAGLLAAKLQSDRIREAYKDRMLSVAESVARLPTVVDAFTSPDPAATIQPLAELLRKASGVTYVVVTDRTGVRYAHPDPDRIGEPVSTDPSTALSGHVFVGTETGTLGTSLRAKVPIRDATGTIIGMASVGILESELAADLAEDLPELIGWLAAAALVGVLGATLVTRMVRKRTFRLEPDEIAHLLETRDAMLHGIREGVVALDDRERLVLVNDEALRLLGLTDDPTGQPAETVLENGGLLDLARTHDDIADRLVLAGERVLVANRMTAKTHGRPVGVVLTLRDRTELHDALRELDGQRTVTEVLRAQAHEFTNHLHVISGLVELDRRDDAVRYIERVGGAGSVTSDIIGGAMTDPALAALLLAKSSTAHERGVALRLDPATTVDARTGDDALTVLGNLVDNAVDAVDPGGTVRVLVHSDTTGVRVVVDDDGPGVDHDQRRHIFTLGVSTKAPRGAHGRGIGLALVSRVVTRRRGRLHLTDSELGGASFDVWLPEAAR from the coding sequence GTGGCCCCGCTCACACGCGCTGGGCCAGAATGCTCTGCCATGCGCCGCCGTTCGGTCCCCCTCGGTGTCACCCTGCTCGTCCTGCAGGTCGTCATCGTCCTCGCCACCACCTGCACCGCGGGCCTGCTGGCGGCCAAGCTCCAGAGCGACCGCATCCGCGAGGCCTACAAGGACCGCATGCTCTCCGTCGCCGAAAGCGTCGCCCGCCTGCCCACCGTCGTCGACGCCTTCACCTCCCCCGACCCCGCCGCCACCATCCAGCCCCTCGCCGAACTGCTCCGCAAAGCCTCCGGCGTCACCTACGTCGTCGTCACCGACCGCACCGGCGTGCGCTACGCCCACCCCGACCCCGACCGCATCGGCGAACCCGTCTCCACCGACCCCAGCACCGCCCTGTCCGGCCACGTCTTCGTCGGCACCGAAACCGGCACCCTCGGCACCAGCCTCCGCGCCAAGGTCCCCATCCGCGACGCCACCGGCACCATCATCGGCATGGCCTCCGTCGGCATCCTCGAAAGCGAACTCGCCGCCGACCTCGCCGAAGACCTCCCCGAACTCATCGGCTGGCTCGCCGCCGCCGCCCTCGTCGGCGTCCTCGGCGCCACCCTCGTCACCCGCATGGTCCGCAAACGCACCTTCCGCCTCGAACCCGACGAGATCGCCCACCTCCTCGAAACCCGCGACGCCATGCTCCACGGCATCCGCGAAGGCGTCGTCGCCCTCGACGACCGCGAACGCCTCGTCCTGGTCAACGACGAAGCCCTCCGCCTGCTCGGCCTCACCGACGACCCCACCGGACAACCCGCCGAAACCGTCCTCGAGAACGGCGGCCTGCTCGACCTCGCCCGCACCCACGACGACATCGCCGACCGCCTCGTCCTCGCCGGCGAACGCGTCCTCGTCGCCAACCGCATGACCGCCAAGACCCACGGCCGCCCCGTCGGCGTCGTGCTCACCCTCCGCGACCGCACCGAACTCCACGACGCCCTGCGCGAACTCGACGGCCAACGCACCGTCACCGAAGTCCTCCGCGCCCAAGCCCACGAGTTCACCAACCACCTGCACGTCATCAGCGGCCTGGTCGAACTCGACCGACGCGACGACGCCGTCCGCTACATCGAACGCGTCGGCGGCGCCGGCTCCGTCACCTCCGACATCATCGGCGGCGCCATGACCGACCCCGCCCTCGCCGCACTCCTGCTCGCCAAGTCCTCCACCGCCCACGAACGCGGCGTCGCCCTCCGCCTCGACCCCGCCACCACCGTCGACGCCCGCACCGGCGACGACGCCCTCACCGTCCTGGGCAACCTCGTCGACAACGCCGTCGACGCCGTCGACCCCGGCGGCACCGTCCGCGTCCTCGTCCACTCCGACACCACCGGCGTCCGCGTCGTCGTCGACGACGACGGACCCGGCGTCGACCACGACCAACGCCGCCACATCTTCACCCTCGGCGTCAGCACCAAAGCACCCCGAGGCGCACACGGCCGCGGCATCGGCCTCGCCCTCGTCTCCCGCGTCGTCACCCGACGCCGCGGGCGACTCCACCTCACCGACTCCGAACTCGGCGGCGCCTCGTTCGACGTCTGGCTCCCGGAGGCCGCCCGATGA
- a CDS encoding KamA family radical SAM protein, with product MTALHEVTPTQHRADLQPYTYTRQELVEPDWRRFPGWRHVTETQWRDAQWQRVNCVKNPKQLRTLMGDLLTERFYDDLAADQQHTATMSMLVPPQMLNTMAPDAGPDPETFTEAFLADPVRRYMIPVRSDRDPDWPSHPHSSRDSLHEAEMWVVEGLTHRYPTKVLAELVSTCPQYCGHCTRMDLVGNSTPLVQKHKLTLKPVDRQDRMIDYLKRTPGVRDVVVSGGDVANVPWPQLESFLMRLLDIDTVRDVRLATKALAGMPQHWLQPKVVEGLERVARTAGRRGVNLAIHTHVNHVQSVTPLVAEAARTALEIGVRDVRNQGVLMKGVNATPDDLLDLCFALQGEANILPYYFYMCDMIPNAEHWRVAVWEAQELQHAIMGYLPGYATPRIVCDVPYVGKRWVHQLHEYDRELGISYWTKNYRTGIELDDPEALDRRYPYYDPISTLGDAGRRWWSEQS from the coding sequence ATGACCGCGCTGCACGAGGTCACACCCACGCAGCACAGGGCCGACCTCCAGCCCTACACCTACACGCGCCAGGAACTCGTCGAACCCGACTGGCGCCGCTTCCCCGGCTGGCGCCACGTCACCGAAACCCAGTGGCGCGACGCCCAGTGGCAACGCGTCAACTGCGTCAAGAACCCCAAACAACTGCGCACCCTCATGGGCGACCTGCTCACCGAGCGGTTCTACGACGACCTCGCCGCCGACCAGCAGCACACCGCCACCATGTCCATGCTCGTGCCACCCCAGATGCTCAACACCATGGCACCGGACGCCGGACCCGACCCCGAGACCTTCACCGAGGCCTTCCTCGCCGACCCCGTCCGCCGCTACATGATCCCCGTCCGATCAGACCGCGACCCGGACTGGCCCAGCCACCCCCACTCCTCCCGCGACTCCCTCCACGAAGCCGAGATGTGGGTCGTCGAAGGCCTCACCCACCGCTACCCCACCAAAGTCCTCGCCGAACTCGTCTCCACCTGCCCCCAGTACTGCGGCCACTGCACCCGCATGGACCTCGTCGGCAACTCCACCCCCCTGGTCCAGAAGCACAAGCTCACCCTCAAACCCGTCGACCGCCAGGACCGGATGATCGACTACCTCAAGCGCACACCCGGCGTGCGAGACGTCGTGGTCTCCGGCGGCGACGTCGCCAACGTCCCCTGGCCCCAGCTCGAGTCGTTCCTCATGCGACTGCTCGACATCGACACCGTCCGCGACGTCCGCCTCGCCACCAAGGCCCTCGCCGGCATGCCCCAGCACTGGCTCCAGCCCAAGGTCGTCGAAGGCCTCGAACGCGTCGCCCGCACCGCCGGCCGCCGCGGCGTCAACCTCGCCATCCACACCCACGTCAACCACGTGCAGTCCGTGACACCGCTCGTCGCCGAAGCCGCCCGCACCGCCCTCGAGATCGGCGTCCGCGACGTCCGCAACCAGGGCGTGCTCATGAAGGGCGTCAACGCCACCCCCGACGACCTGCTGGACCTGTGCTTCGCGCTCCAAGGCGAGGCGAACATCCTGCCGTACTACTTCTACATGTGCGACATGATCCCCAACGCCGAGCACTGGCGCGTCGCCGTCTGGGAGGCCCAGGAACTCCAGCACGCGATCATGGGCTACCTGCCCGGCTACGCCACGCCCCGCATCGTCTGCGACGTCCCCTACGTCGGCAAGCGCTGGGTCCACCAGCTCCACGAGTACGACCGCGAGCTGGGCATCTCCTACTGGACCAAGAACTACCGCACCGGCATCGAACTCGACGACCCCGAGGCACTCGACCGCCGGTACCCCTACTACGACCCGATCTCCACCCTGGGCGACGCGGGCCGCCGCTGGTGGTCCGAGCAGTCCTGA
- a CDS encoding TIGR03885 family FMN-dependent LLM class oxidoreductase gives MTVIGVHASHEQVHPSRLLAAVRRAEEVGFDAAMSSDHFSPWSARQGQSAFAWSWLGAALEATSLPFGVVNAPGQRYHPAIIAQAIGTLGAMYPGRFWAALGSGEASNEHITGGGWPRKEVRNARLRECVDVIRALLAGEEVSHDGLVTVDRARLWTRPEEPPLLIGAAVSEATARWCAGWADGLITVNAPTERLERVVAAYRDAGGRGKLHLQVHVSWAESEDEARSVAHEQWRSNVFPPPVCWDLDTAEHFDLVSEDVSVEQVARVVNVSSDLGVHAKTIREYAELGFEEIYVHHVGQEQERFLDAFGERVLPEVRS, from the coding sequence ATGACCGTCATCGGTGTGCACGCTTCGCATGAGCAGGTTCACCCGTCGCGGCTGTTGGCGGCGGTGCGGCGGGCGGAGGAGGTGGGGTTCGACGCCGCGATGAGTTCGGACCACTTCTCGCCGTGGAGTGCGCGGCAGGGGCAGAGCGCGTTCGCGTGGTCGTGGTTGGGTGCGGCGCTGGAGGCGACGAGTCTGCCGTTCGGGGTGGTGAACGCGCCTGGTCAGCGGTACCACCCGGCGATCATCGCGCAGGCGATCGGGACGTTGGGTGCGATGTACCCGGGTCGGTTCTGGGCGGCGTTGGGCAGTGGTGAGGCGAGCAACGAGCACATCACGGGTGGGGGTTGGCCGCGCAAGGAGGTGCGGAACGCGCGGTTGCGGGAGTGCGTGGACGTGATCCGGGCGTTGTTGGCGGGGGAGGAGGTCAGTCACGACGGCCTGGTGACGGTGGACCGGGCGCGGTTGTGGACCAGGCCCGAGGAGCCTCCGCTGTTGATCGGTGCGGCGGTGAGCGAGGCGACGGCGCGGTGGTGTGCGGGGTGGGCTGACGGGTTGATCACCGTGAACGCGCCGACGGAGCGGTTGGAGCGGGTGGTGGCGGCGTACCGGGACGCGGGTGGTCGGGGGAAGTTGCACCTGCAGGTGCACGTGAGTTGGGCGGAGTCGGAGGACGAGGCGCGGTCGGTGGCGCACGAGCAGTGGCGGAGCAACGTGTTCCCGCCGCCGGTGTGCTGGGACCTGGACACGGCGGAGCACTTCGACCTGGTGTCGGAGGACGTGTCGGTGGAGCAGGTGGCGCGGGTGGTGAACGTGTCGTCGGACCTGGGGGTGCACGCGAAGACGATCCGGGAGTACGCGGAGTTGGGGTTCGAGGAGATCTACGTGCATCACGTGGGGCAGGAGCAGGAGCGGTTCCTGGACGCGTTCGGTGAGCGCGTGCTGCCGGAGGTGCGGTCGTGA
- a CDS encoding carbohydrate kinase family protein: MRRPKVFVAGPVSWNRLVLLDRLPRARPHTTFAGGHRVTVGGTSAGKALNLASLGADVTLRTVVGDDEAGRSVLDVLDRAGVDVIAEVVDTATEQHLNLMDPHGGRVSIYLELPRLHHAEHDDRALAALASADAAVIDLADHARPLLGAARDAGVPVWCDVHDYDGVAEFHRDFLDAADHVFLNDDAFKDEHSANHDALVAFLRSLGKPAVATLGADGALALVDGTVHRVPAVPIEEIVDTNGAGDAFFSGFLVAHLAGADVPSAMAAGARQAALCLGSAGLAPEM; this comes from the coding sequence ATGCGCAGACCGAAGGTGTTCGTCGCGGGACCGGTGTCGTGGAACCGCCTGGTGCTGCTGGACCGGTTGCCGCGGGCCAGGCCGCACACCACGTTCGCCGGCGGCCACCGGGTGACCGTCGGCGGCACGTCGGCGGGCAAGGCGTTGAACCTCGCCTCGCTCGGCGCGGACGTCACGCTGCGGACCGTCGTCGGGGACGACGAAGCCGGGCGGTCGGTGCTGGACGTGCTCGACCGGGCCGGGGTCGACGTGATCGCCGAGGTGGTCGACACCGCCACCGAACAGCACCTCAACCTGATGGACCCCCACGGCGGGCGGGTGTCGATCTACCTCGAACTCCCCCGGTTGCACCACGCCGAGCACGACGACCGGGCGCTGGCCGCGTTGGCGTCCGCCGACGCGGCGGTGATCGACCTGGCCGACCACGCCCGTCCACTGCTGGGCGCCGCACGTGACGCCGGGGTGCCGGTGTGGTGCGACGTGCACGACTACGACGGCGTCGCGGAGTTCCACCGCGACTTCCTCGACGCCGCCGACCACGTGTTCCTCAACGACGACGCCTTCAAGGACGAGCACAGCGCGAACCACGACGCGCTGGTCGCGTTCCTCCGGTCGCTCGGCAAGCCTGCGGTGGCCACGCTCGGCGCGGACGGCGCGCTGGCCCTGGTCGACGGGACCGTCCACCGGGTGCCCGCGGTGCCGATCGAGGAGATCGTGGACACCAACGGCGCCGGCGACGCCTTCTTCTCCGGGTTCCTGGTCGCCCACCTCGCGGGCGCGGACGTGCCCTCGGCGATGGCCGCCGGCGCTCGGCAGGCGGCCCTCTGCCTCGGTTCAGCGGGGTTGGCGCCCGAAATGTGA
- a CDS encoding Bug family tripartite tricarboxylate transporter substrate binding protein translates to MAGQHTRLLAAVAAAGLVLAGCGGGGGAKGDDVGRLEIMAPADPGGGWDQTARAMQAAIDGAGLADSVQVSNVGGAGGTVGLQKLATERSESYLMVTGLVMVGAVETNGVDKRLEDTTPIARLTAEDEVVVVPADSPYRTIEDLLAAVDAKGQGVTITGGSAGGTDHVLAGMLLQALDIDPGKLNYVPYSGGGESLAALLGGKVDAGISGVGEYVEQIKAGKLRALGTSGPKEHPELKAPTFKKLGKGVELINWRGVVAPGSISVAAKDRLVKLVTDMHASPQWQEELKKKGWTDTFQTGHDFSTFLTVEIGRIKPVLQEIGLVQ, encoded by the coding sequence ATGGCAGGACAGCACACCCGACTTCTCGCGGCCGTGGCCGCCGCGGGCCTGGTGCTCGCGGGGTGTGGGGGCGGTGGCGGCGCGAAGGGCGACGACGTCGGCAGGTTGGAGATCATGGCGCCGGCGGACCCCGGGGGTGGGTGGGACCAGACGGCGCGGGCGATGCAGGCGGCGATCGACGGTGCCGGGTTGGCCGATTCGGTGCAGGTGAGCAACGTCGGTGGCGCGGGCGGCACGGTGGGGTTGCAGAAGTTGGCGACCGAGAGGTCCGAGAGCTACCTGATGGTGACCGGTCTGGTGATGGTCGGCGCGGTGGAGACCAACGGGGTGGACAAGCGGTTGGAGGACACCACGCCGATCGCGCGGTTGACCGCGGAGGACGAGGTGGTGGTCGTGCCCGCCGACTCGCCGTACCGGACGATCGAGGACTTGTTGGCGGCGGTGGACGCCAAGGGCCAGGGTGTGACGATCACCGGTGGTTCGGCGGGCGGCACGGACCACGTCCTGGCGGGGATGCTGCTGCAGGCGTTGGACATCGACCCGGGGAAGCTGAACTACGTGCCCTACTCCGGTGGCGGTGAGTCGTTGGCGGCGTTGCTGGGCGGGAAGGTCGACGCCGGGATCTCCGGGGTGGGCGAGTACGTGGAGCAGATCAAGGCGGGCAAGCTGCGGGCCCTGGGCACGTCGGGTCCGAAGGAGCACCCGGAGCTGAAGGCGCCGACGTTCAAGAAGCTGGGCAAGGGCGTGGAGCTGATCAACTGGCGTGGTGTGGTGGCGCCGGGGTCGATCTCGGTGGCGGCGAAGGACCGGCTGGTGAAGCTGGTGACCGACATGCACGCCAGCCCGCAGTGGCAGGAGGAGTTGAAGAAGAAGGGCTGGACGGACACGTTCCAGACCGGGCACGACTTCTCCACGTTCCTCACGGTGGAGATCGGCCGGATCAAGCCGGTGCTGCAGGAGATCGGCCTGGTCCAGTGA
- a CDS encoding alpha-amylase family protein, whose protein sequence is MKLTRTADLWWKNAVVYCLDVETFHDSNGDGFGDFRGLIDKIDHLHKMGVTCLWLMPFFPTPDRDDGYDITDFYSVDPRLGTLGDFVEFVRTARDRGMRVIADLVVNHTSDQHPWFQAARDPGSPFHDWYVWRDEPPADAADGVVFPDKEKSLWTYDRKAKRYYLHRFYRHQPDLNVANPAVRDEIARVMGFWMELGLSGFRVDAVPFLLEAPIEALPDPHDYLADLRAFLSRRNGEAILLGEVNLPYTEAMAFFGKSDGVGDELHMCFDFIGMQQMYLSLARGDASPLTHALRERPNPPRDCHWATFVRNHDELTLDKLTEPERQEVFAAFGPDEDMQLYGRGLRRRLPSMLGGDLGWIKMVYSLLFSLPGTPVLFYGEEVGMTEDLSLEGRLAVRTPMWWDAVAEQRGDPDSLLAWVRLLVERYRECPELAWGSFSTIDTAAPSVLAHRCEIDGGVVVAVHNFAGEDVSVEVPKVEGVLTDLLVDGTVEPGKDGTAVVELGPYGCRWFRQVSR, encoded by the coding sequence GTGAAGTTGACCAGGACCGCGGATCTGTGGTGGAAGAACGCTGTCGTGTACTGCTTGGACGTGGAGACGTTCCACGATTCGAACGGTGACGGGTTCGGTGATTTCCGGGGGTTGATCGACAAGATCGACCACTTGCACAAGATGGGTGTGACGTGCTTGTGGTTGATGCCGTTCTTCCCGACGCCGGATCGCGATGACGGTTATGACATCACGGATTTCTACAGCGTGGACCCGCGGTTGGGGACGTTGGGTGATTTCGTGGAGTTCGTGCGGACGGCGCGGGACCGGGGCATGCGGGTGATCGCGGACCTGGTGGTGAACCACACGTCGGACCAGCACCCGTGGTTCCAGGCGGCGCGGGATCCGGGGAGTCCGTTCCACGACTGGTACGTGTGGCGGGACGAGCCGCCGGCGGACGCGGCGGACGGGGTGGTGTTCCCGGACAAGGAGAAGTCGCTGTGGACGTACGACCGGAAGGCGAAGCGGTACTACCTGCACCGGTTCTACCGGCACCAGCCTGATCTGAACGTGGCGAACCCGGCGGTGCGGGACGAGATCGCGCGGGTGATGGGGTTCTGGATGGAGTTGGGGTTGTCGGGGTTCCGGGTGGACGCGGTGCCGTTCTTGTTGGAGGCGCCGATCGAGGCGTTGCCGGATCCCCATGATTATCTGGCGGATTTGCGGGCGTTCCTGTCGCGGCGCAACGGTGAGGCGATCCTGTTGGGTGAGGTGAACCTGCCGTACACGGAGGCGATGGCGTTCTTCGGGAAGTCGGACGGTGTGGGCGACGAGTTGCACATGTGTTTCGACTTCATCGGGATGCAGCAGATGTACTTGTCGTTGGCGCGGGGGGACGCGAGTCCGTTGACGCACGCGTTGAGGGAGCGTCCGAATCCTCCGCGTGATTGTCATTGGGCGACGTTCGTGCGCAACCACGACGAGTTGACGTTGGACAAGTTGACCGAGCCGGAGCGGCAGGAGGTGTTCGCGGCGTTCGGTCCGGACGAGGACATGCAGTTGTACGGGCGGGGTTTGCGGCGGCGGTTGCCGTCGATGCTCGGCGGGGACCTGGGGTGGATCAAGATGGTCTACAGCCTGTTGTTCTCGTTGCCGGGTACGCCGGTGCTGTTCTACGGCGAGGAGGTCGGGATGACCGAGGACTTGTCGTTGGAGGGCCGGTTGGCGGTGCGGACGCCGATGTGGTGGGACGCGGTGGCCGAGCAGCGTGGTGATCCGGATTCGTTGTTGGCGTGGGTGCGGTTGTTGGTGGAGCGGTACCGGGAGTGCCCGGAGTTGGCGTGGGGGTCGTTCTCGACGATCGACACGGCGGCGCCGTCGGTGTTGGCGCACCGGTGCGAGATCGACGGCGGGGTGGTGGTCGCGGTGCACAACTTCGCGGGTGAGGACGTGTCGGTGGAGGTGCCGAAGGTCGAGGGTGTGCTGACGGATCTGCTGGTGGACGGCACGGTGGAGCCGGGGAAGGACGGGACGGCGGTGGTGGAGCTGGGTCCGTACGGGTGTCGGTGGTTCCGTCAGGTGAGCCGGTAG
- a CDS encoding FxsA family protein, with product MRVLAVVLVGLAVEVTALVAAFGAWGLLPTLGLLVLGGVVGSVLLRREGVRAMAAFSEAVRTRRAPHQELADGVLIAAAGVLIVLPGFVSDVVGLFLLFPPTRRLVSGRMARRAAERERSVVLNLRYGQHPAAGGAVVDGVVVEGDVVDVRPESVERRELP from the coding sequence ATGCGCGTGTTGGCGGTTGTGCTGGTGGGTCTGGCCGTGGAGGTCACCGCTCTGGTGGCGGCGTTCGGGGCGTGGGGTCTGTTGCCGACCCTGGGTCTGCTGGTGCTGGGTGGTGTGGTGGGTTCGGTGTTGCTGCGCCGCGAGGGTGTCCGGGCTATGGCGGCGTTCTCGGAGGCGGTGCGGACGCGGCGTGCGCCGCACCAGGAGTTGGCGGACGGTGTGTTGATCGCGGCGGCCGGGGTGTTGATCGTGTTGCCGGGGTTCGTGAGCGATGTGGTGGGGTTGTTCCTGTTGTTCCCGCCGACGCGGCGGTTGGTGAGCGGGCGGATGGCGCGGCGTGCGGCGGAGCGTGAGCGGTCGGTGGTGTTGAACCTGCGGTACGGGCAGCACCCGGCGGCCGGTGGGGCGGTGGTCGACGGTGTGGTGGTGGAGGGTGACGTGGTGGATGTGCGTCCGGAGTCGGTGGAGCGTCGCGAGTTGCCGTGA
- a CDS encoding winged helix DNA-binding domain-containing protein encodes MTAGRARALRMRAQRLTTPARSLSELLRDVLAVQAQDVTAAGLAVRARTSGVTPADLRAALDAGDVVRTCAMRGAVHLLRREDVGWLVGLLGPVNVARSRRRRLELGLTDEVCARALGALREVLTEPLTKPEVVARLADVGVPLDPATAAPAYLLAYAANKGVVVAGESTYRLLPRADDEPRGVAELVRRYLRAYGPATVEDFTAWSGVPEPDVRAAFPFDDLVEGKHGWQLPTTDATDLDGTVRLLGPFDTFLLGYTDRTLLLDPLHAPLVQTAGPHIVVDGQVRGTWRRRDGRVVVEQLGHIPVSELDVEVESVLAWI; translated from the coding sequence GTGACCGCCGGTCGGGCCAGGGCGCTGCGCATGCGGGCGCAACGCCTGACCACCCCCGCCCGCTCGCTGTCCGAGCTGCTGCGCGACGTGCTGGCCGTGCAGGCGCAGGACGTCACCGCCGCCGGTCTCGCCGTGCGGGCCCGGACCTCCGGCGTCACGCCCGCCGACCTGCGTGCGGCGCTCGACGCCGGGGACGTGGTGCGGACCTGTGCCATGCGCGGGGCGGTGCACCTGCTGCGCCGTGAGGACGTCGGCTGGCTGGTGGGGTTGCTGGGCCCGGTGAACGTGGCCCGGTCCCGACGTCGGCGACTGGAGCTCGGCCTGACCGACGAGGTGTGCGCGCGGGCGTTGGGCGCACTGCGGGAAGTCCTGACCGAACCGCTGACCAAGCCGGAGGTCGTCGCCCGGCTCGCCGACGTCGGCGTGCCGCTCGACCCGGCCACCGCCGCACCCGCCTACCTGCTGGCCTACGCCGCCAACAAGGGCGTGGTCGTGGCCGGCGAGTCCACCTACCGGCTGCTCCCCCGCGCCGACGACGAGCCGCGCGGCGTCGCCGAACTGGTCCGCCGCTACCTGCGCGCCTACGGTCCCGCGACCGTCGAGGACTTCACCGCGTGGAGCGGCGTGCCGGAACCGGACGTGCGTGCCGCGTTCCCGTTCGACGACCTGGTCGAGGGCAAGCACGGCTGGCAACTGCCCACCACCGACGCCACCGACCTGGACGGCACGGTCCGCCTCCTCGGCCCGTTCGACACGTTCCTGCTCGGCTACACCGACCGCACCCTGCTGCTGGACCCGCTGCACGCGCCCCTCGTCCAGACCGCCGGCCCGCACATCGTGGTCGACGGGCAGGTGCGCGGCACGTGGCGCCGCCGTGACGGCCGGGTGGTCGTGGAGCAACTGGGCCACATCCCCGTGTCCGAGCTGGACGTCGAGGTCGAGTCGGTCCTGGCCTGGATCTGA
- a CDS encoding response regulator, producing MTHHPVRTLVVDDDFAVAAVHRGFLDALPDFTVIGEAHGGGEALRAVDTLHPDLVLLDIHLPDISGLEVLTRLRARPGPPVDVIAVTAARERETVRQAMSRGVDHYLVKPFTRTAFLDRMREYLARRTEVQRLGPWLDQDEVDQLLHHRPRTALPKGLSPVTLKLVVDTLRTTDHDLSAQEVGDRAGLSRVSARRYLEHLVTTGKAEVQPRYGMANRPAHGYRLT from the coding sequence ATGACCCACCACCCCGTGCGCACCCTCGTCGTCGACGACGACTTCGCCGTCGCCGCCGTCCACCGCGGCTTCCTCGACGCACTCCCCGACTTCACCGTCATCGGCGAAGCCCACGGCGGCGGCGAAGCGCTCCGCGCCGTCGACACCCTGCACCCCGACCTCGTCCTGCTCGACATCCACCTGCCCGACATCTCCGGACTCGAAGTCCTCACCCGACTCCGCGCCCGCCCCGGACCACCCGTCGACGTCATCGCCGTCACCGCCGCCCGCGAACGCGAAACCGTCCGCCAGGCCATGTCCCGCGGCGTCGACCACTACCTCGTCAAACCCTTCACCCGCACCGCCTTCCTCGACCGCATGCGCGAATACCTCGCCCGCCGCACCGAGGTCCAACGCCTCGGCCCCTGGCTCGACCAGGACGAAGTCGACCAACTACTCCACCACCGACCCCGCACCGCCCTGCCCAAGGGCCTCTCCCCCGTCACCCTCAAACTCGTCGTCGACACCCTGCGCACCACCGACCACGACCTGTCCGCCCAAGAAGTCGGCGACCGCGCCGGCCTCTCCCGCGTCAGCGCACGCCGCTACCTCGAACACCTCGTCACCACCGGCAAGGCCGAGGTCCAACCCCGCTACGGCATGGCCAACCGGCCCGCCCACGGCTACCGGCTCACCTGA
- a CDS encoding LacI family DNA-binding transcriptional regulator has product MDGVTARLSDIAAQAGVSEATVSRVFNGKAGVSTATRQAVVAAMDLLGYERPPRLRQRSAGLIGLITPELGNPIFPALAQVVEQVLTSAGYTPLLCTQTPGGSTEDQLTEMLVDRGVAGIVFVSGLHADSTADMGRYTKLAGRGIPFVMINGYTEKISAPFMSTDDRAAMRLAVSHLVELGHERIGLAVGPRRFVPVLRKIEGFVQHMRTALPYTAEQAEALVQHSLFTVEGGQSAATALLDKGCTAIICGSDLMAFGAIRAARQRGLGVPQDVSVVGFDDSPLIVFADPPLTTLRQPVEAMGQAAVNALLEEIGGTPAPHAEFVFLPELVVRGSTGAGPR; this is encoded by the coding sequence ATGGACGGCGTGACCGCCCGGTTGAGCGACATCGCCGCGCAGGCCGGGGTCAGCGAGGCGACGGTCAGCCGGGTGTTCAACGGCAAGGCGGGCGTGTCGACGGCCACCCGGCAGGCGGTGGTGGCCGCGATGGACCTGCTCGGCTACGAACGCCCGCCCCGGCTGCGGCAGCGCAGCGCCGGGCTCATCGGGCTGATCACGCCCGAGCTGGGCAACCCGATCTTCCCCGCGCTCGCGCAGGTCGTGGAGCAGGTGCTGACCAGCGCCGGCTACACGCCGCTGCTGTGCACGCAGACGCCGGGCGGGTCGACCGAGGACCAGCTGACCGAGATGCTGGTGGACCGGGGCGTGGCCGGGATCGTGTTCGTGTCCGGCCTGCACGCCGACTCCACCGCCGACATGGGCCGCTACACCAAGCTCGCGGGCCGCGGCATCCCGTTCGTCATGATCAACGGCTACACGGAGAAGATCTCCGCGCCGTTCATGTCCACCGACGACCGCGCGGCGATGCGGCTGGCGGTGTCGCACCTGGTGGAGCTGGGGCACGAGCGCATCGGCCTGGCCGTCGGACCGCGGCGGTTCGTGCCGGTGCTGCGCAAGATCGAGGGCTTCGTGCAGCACATGCGCACCGCCCTCCCCTACACCGCCGAGCAGGCCGAGGCGCTGGTGCAGCACTCGCTGTTCACCGTGGAGGGCGGGCAGTCCGCCGCGACGGCGCTGCTGGACAAGGGGTGCACGGCGATCATCTGCGGCAGCGACCTGATGGCGTTCGGCGCGATCCGGGCGGCGCGGCAGCGCGGGTTGGGCGTGCCGCAGGACGTGTCCGTGGTGGGGTTCGACGACTCGCCGCTGATCGTGTTCGCCGACCCGCCGCTGACCACGCTGCGGCAGCCCGTGGAGGCGATGGGCCAGGCCGCGGTCAACGCGCTGCTGGAGGAGATCGGCGGCACGCCCGCACCGCACGCGGAGTTCGTCTTCCTGCCCGAGCTCGTGGTGCGCGGGTCGACGGGCGCGGGGCCGCGGTGA